One Candidatus Nitrososphaera evergladensis SR1 genomic window carries:
- the purE gene encoding 5-(carboxyamino)imidazole ribonucleotide mutase has translation MATATTKKPLVGIIMGSDSDLPVMKEAAEFLDSFGVPNEVTIVSAHRTAKRMYDYAKSAKKRGIEVIIAGAGGAAHLPGMTASLTPLPVIGVPIKTKSLDGIDSLLSIAQMPPGVPVATVAINGAKNAGILACQILAAKHPAIAKRIEKFKQEMEGSVLEKAQSLEDMGIGKYLAKDRRLQQ, from the coding sequence ATGGCAACAGCGACAACAAAAAAACCGCTTGTAGGCATCATCATGGGAAGCGACTCTGACCTGCCGGTGATGAAAGAGGCGGCAGAGTTCCTCGACTCTTTTGGCGTTCCAAACGAGGTGACCATAGTGTCTGCGCACCGCACCGCAAAGCGCATGTACGACTATGCCAAAAGCGCCAAGAAAAGGGGAATAGAGGTAATCATTGCAGGGGCCGGAGGGGCGGCCCACCTGCCGGGCATGACTGCGTCGCTTACCCCCCTGCCCGTGATAGGCGTTCCGATAAAGACCAAGAGCCTTGACGGCATTGATTCATTGCTTTCAATAGCACAGATGCCGCCCGGCGTCCCCGTTGCGACGGTGGCTATAAACGGCGCAAAAAACGCCGGCATACTTGCGTGCCAGATCCTTGCGGCCAAGCACCCTGCCATTGCAAAAAGGATAGAGAAATTCAAGCAGGAGATGGAAGGTTCCGTTCTTGAAAAGGCCCAGTCGCTTGAAGACATGGGCATAGGCAAGTACCTGGCAAAAGATCGTCGATTGCAGCAGTAG
- a CDS encoding SDR family NAD(P)-dependent oxidoreductase: MSGLKFDGKTVVVTGSGTGIGQAIAKRFAEAGANIVIMGRRKEPLDQTAEILNDIIKKAGSKGRVATFPGVDVSDEEGINTMFEGVKKQFGRVDIIVNNAGVSGPVKTFTNASIKEFRECVAIHLTGTFWTSAAGLKAMEKGGKIITISTFFSEENRYEQRPYRFRTPYTASQGAKNRLAECLAWELAERGIRSIATNPGPVHSDRIYKTVYPKAAAEFLRVGGYPGLSSTEVEVVTAKALPYLGDADDIVKKACRDAATEIAAKRGQPDEVTVSKLAETVAGALAKMQEIAEKIQGNTSKMIVDSEFLSQDEVAEMVLNLSDEKISKLINGRVIPNDRVFYPVKPIVGTGVDILPGSELKGKVIVLTTTSSAAKDVDRVKKIAGIAQVAGAKQVIVLYRNKADEAHFKEFHSHAIDFLDETAVRRIFNTAKTHFGPIDAVIHFTGDYDYNSAFSTMPRKQWEGLIDNFLYIPGMIVKESVIAMAPEGALAEPAKFKGTKGTVTLVGPDAPVGKKISGTLRARADVFRGALRPYTATTNQELGDVLGSNIKLHLVLAGNSEGAEPNADRLHASILSLAAGAALKRNEAIFYVDEARNQ; encoded by the coding sequence ATGAGTGGTTTAAAATTTGATGGTAAAACCGTTGTTGTTACTGGAAGCGGCACCGGCATCGGCCAGGCCATTGCCAAGAGGTTTGCCGAGGCAGGCGCCAACATTGTCATAATGGGCAGGCGCAAAGAGCCCCTTGACCAGACTGCCGAGATACTAAACGACATCATCAAAAAGGCTGGCTCCAAAGGCAGGGTCGCCACCTTTCCCGGGGTGGACGTCTCCGACGAGGAAGGCATCAACACCATGTTTGAGGGCGTCAAGAAGCAGTTTGGCAGGGTCGACATCATCGTCAACAATGCCGGCGTTTCCGGGCCGGTCAAGACTTTTACAAACGCAAGCATCAAAGAGTTCCGCGAGTGCGTCGCAATACACCTGACTGGGACCTTCTGGACTTCGGCGGCCGGCCTGAAGGCGATGGAAAAGGGCGGCAAGATAATCACGATATCGACATTCTTTTCTGAGGAAAACAGGTACGAGCAGCGCCCGTACCGCTTCAGGACGCCGTACACCGCCTCGCAGGGCGCCAAGAACAGGCTTGCCGAGTGCCTTGCATGGGAGCTTGCAGAAAGGGGAATACGCTCGATTGCCACGAACCCCGGGCCGGTGCACTCTGACAGGATCTACAAGACCGTCTACCCAAAGGCGGCGGCAGAGTTTCTGCGCGTCGGCGGATACCCCGGCCTTTCATCAACCGAAGTCGAAGTGGTCACTGCCAAGGCGCTCCCGTACCTTGGCGACGCCGACGACATTGTGAAAAAAGCGTGCCGCGACGCGGCCACAGAAATTGCCGCAAAGCGGGGCCAGCCTGACGAAGTGACTGTTTCAAAACTCGCAGAAACCGTTGCCGGCGCACTTGCCAAGATGCAAGAGATTGCCGAGAAAATCCAGGGCAACACCAGCAAGATGATTGTAGACAGCGAGTTCCTTTCTCAGGACGAGGTCGCCGAGATGGTGCTGAACCTCTCTGACGAAAAGATAAGCAAGCTGATAAACGGCAGGGTGATACCAAACGACCGCGTATTTTACCCCGTCAAGCCGATTGTCGGCACCGGCGTCGACATACTGCCCGGCTCTGAACTGAAGGGCAAGGTAATCGTGCTGACCACGACGTCATCTGCCGCCAAAGACGTTGACAGGGTGAAAAAAATTGCAGGTATCGCGCAGGTTGCAGGAGCCAAGCAGGTCATAGTCCTGTACCGCAACAAGGCCGACGAGGCGCATTTCAAGGAATTCCACAGCCATGCAATCGACTTTCTCGATGAAACCGCGGTAAGGCGCATTTTCAACACTGCCAAGACGCACTTTGGACCAATAGATGCAGTCATACACTTTACCGGCGACTATGACTATAACTCAGCGTTCAGTACGATGCCAAGGAAGCAGTGGGAAGGCCTCATTGACAACTTTCTCTACATACCTGGAATGATAGTAAAAGAATCGGTAATCGCAATGGCTCCAGAGGGCGCGCTTGCCGAGCCGGCCAAGTTCAAGGGGACAAAAGGCACAGTCACCCTAGTCGGACCTGACGCCCCTGTCGGCAAGAAAATATCCGGCACACTCCGCGCACGTGCTGACGTTTTCCGGGGAGCGCTGAGGCCGTACACGGCAACTACGAACCAGGAGCTTGGCGACGTGCTTGGGTCAAACATCAAGTTGCACTTGGTGCTTGCAGGGAACAGCGAAGGAGCAGAGCCAAACGCAGACAGGCTGCATGCCTCCATCCTGAGCCTTGCGGCAGGGGCGGCGCTCAAGCGCAACGAGGCAATATTCTACGTCGATGAGGCAAGGAATCAGTAG
- a CDS encoding sulfite exporter TauE/SafE family protein, with protein sequence MFDIVTTVIVLVAVGLGAGTLGSMLGVGGGIIMGPALTFMGLPPSQTAATSLFAVTSTSVSSTVAFSRQKRIDYRHGLELAAGAVPGAVLGGLISSTISEADFKLYFGILLMAVGTYIVFRSSILKEKEARKISIAQHAAIFAITFGAGIISSLFGVGGGVIFVPVMLLIHRMTIHRATATSQLTLMITSFAGIFTHALLGHPNYVYAVALSAGAVVGAQLGARWSKNAKAASLQKMLGIMLVAVAITFILEWLGVKL encoded by the coding sequence TTGTTTGACATTGTCACCACCGTGATTGTGCTTGTGGCAGTCGGCCTTGGAGCCGGCACCCTAGGCTCCATGCTGGGAGTGGGCGGGGGCATAATCATGGGGCCGGCGCTTACATTCATGGGGCTTCCCCCATCCCAGACTGCCGCCACGAGCCTGTTTGCGGTGACGTCTACAAGCGTGTCATCCACGGTTGCATTTTCGCGCCAAAAGCGGATCGATTACAGGCATGGACTAGAGCTTGCAGCAGGAGCCGTACCTGGAGCGGTACTTGGGGGTCTGATCTCAAGCACGATATCAGAGGCAGATTTCAAGCTGTATTTTGGCATACTGCTAATGGCAGTGGGCACGTACATCGTCTTCAGAAGCTCGATACTGAAGGAAAAAGAGGCGCGAAAAATATCCATAGCCCAGCATGCGGCAATATTTGCGATAACCTTTGGAGCAGGGATAATCTCGAGTCTCTTTGGTGTGGGAGGCGGCGTGATATTCGTGCCGGTGATGCTCCTAATACACCGCATGACGATACACAGGGCTACGGCCACTTCGCAATTGACGCTCATGATAACGTCGTTTGCAGGGATATTCACTCATGCGTTGCTTGGACATCCAAACTATGTTTATGCAGTTGCGCTTTCTGCGGGCGCTGTAGTGGGTGCGCAGCTTGGTGCCAGATGGTCAAAAAATGCCAAGGCAGCGTCGCTCCAAAAGATGCTTGGCATCATGCTGGTGGCAGTAGCCATCACGTTCATCCTAGAATGGCTAGGGGTAAAGTTGTAG
- a CDS encoding Lrp/AsnC family transcriptional regulator has protein sequence MRPAAYKIDELDVRLVEILQKDSSTPAVKIAGMLKVTEGTVRNRINRLRRQGVIRRFTVSIDPMALGQGAIAFVLLNAAPGRTAEVAKRLALIDVVAEVHETHTYGDLLLKVRAKSPSDLADIIASRIKAVPGVAGTQVITVLNAWKDGA, from the coding sequence GTGAGGCCGGCTGCTTACAAAATTGACGAGCTGGATGTCAGGCTTGTCGAGATCCTGCAAAAGGACAGCTCGACTCCTGCAGTCAAGATCGCAGGAATGCTAAAAGTCACCGAAGGGACGGTGAGAAACAGGATAAACAGGCTGCGCCGGCAAGGGGTCATACGCAGATTCACGGTATCGATAGACCCGATGGCGCTTGGACAGGGCGCAATCGCTTTTGTCCTCCTAAATGCGGCGCCGGGAAGAACTGCAGAAGTCGCAAAAAGGCTTGCCTTGATTGACGTGGTGGCAGAGGTGCACGAGACGCACACGTACGGCGACCTGCTGCTGAAGGTGAGGGCAAAGAGCCCAAGCGACCTTGCAGACATTATCGCAAGCAGGATAAAGGCAGTCCCAGGCGTCGCCGGCACGCAAGTAATAACCGTCCTGAACGCGTGGAAGGATGGCGCCTAA
- a CDS encoding homoserine dehydrogenase — protein MRVILVGFGVVGQSFAKLLLSRSADLYSQHGVKPRIVACVDNRGSAVSPAGLNLERLLAAKKAKGTVGAYDKKSATKFNPLQVIENVEAEVVIECTPTDLSTGEPGTSHIISAMRTGKNVISINKGPLALAFPSLIELANYNGVMFRFSGTVGGGTPILEFAKRCLKGDRITSFQGILNGTTNYILSKMEEGLTYQSALLDAKEKGYAEAKPELDTDGYDAAAKLVIMANWIMGMKVTMKDVARTGISEVSVADVEKAQSRANAIKLIAACDSRRLEVKPTEVSKKDPICVNGTLNAVTFSSEHSGSQTIIGRGAGGMETASAVLRDLIEIRDTIFER, from the coding sequence TTGCGCGTAATCCTTGTGGGCTTTGGCGTCGTCGGCCAGAGTTTTGCCAAGCTATTGCTCTCACGCTCTGCAGACCTTTACAGCCAGCACGGGGTAAAGCCAAGGATAGTGGCGTGTGTCGACAACAGGGGCTCTGCCGTATCGCCTGCCGGCCTCAACCTTGAGCGCCTGCTTGCTGCAAAAAAAGCCAAGGGCACTGTCGGCGCCTATGACAAAAAGTCTGCAACAAAGTTTAACCCATTGCAGGTCATTGAAAACGTCGAGGCCGAGGTTGTAATAGAATGCACGCCTACAGACCTCTCGACGGGCGAGCCGGGGACGTCCCACATCATATCGGCAATGAGGACTGGCAAGAACGTCATCAGCATAAACAAGGGCCCACTTGCGCTTGCCTTTCCCTCGCTGATAGAGCTGGCAAACTATAACGGGGTCATGTTCAGGTTCAGCGGCACCGTCGGGGGCGGCACACCGATACTTGAGTTTGCAAAGCGCTGCCTAAAGGGAGACAGGATAACCTCGTTTCAGGGAATACTGAACGGCACTACAAACTATATCCTGAGCAAGATGGAAGAAGGCCTGACGTACCAGAGCGCCCTTTTGGACGCCAAGGAAAAAGGCTACGCAGAGGCCAAGCCCGAGCTCGATACAGACGGCTATGACGCGGCCGCAAAACTGGTCATCATGGCCAACTGGATAATGGGCATGAAGGTGACCATGAAGGACGTGGCAAGGACGGGGATATCAGAGGTCAGCGTCGCAGACGTGGAAAAGGCACAATCCCGTGCAAACGCGATAAAACTGATAGCAGCATGCGACAGCAGGCGCCTTGAGGTCAAGCCTACGGAGGTTTCCAAGAAGGACCCGATATGCGTCAACGGCACGCTAAACGCTGTCACTTTCTCGTCGGAGCATTCGGGCTCGCAGACCATCATAGGGCGGGGAGCGGGCGGCATGGAGACTGCAAGCGCGGTTCTCCGAGACCTCATAGAGATTAGAGACACGATTTTTGAGCGCTAA
- a CDS encoding tyrosine-type recombinase/integrase, whose translation MALIVEAKGAYQRFLSKTRNDFTRRQYDHFLTTFIEFTLKVKVDSPKLQELKKEFTKNRHKEKATKEALKKSILEEKIRIMEPLVAQITELPITSLEDLIIDFINYLSGIGRGYGSQIAVVNAMRKFCKANKIVLDFDGLREAVGEDDTERDDKPYSKDMVQRVMQAADLRKQTIIGILASCGMRRGGLADLKLKHLTKLSVDNWPTVYALKVYPNSARSCYTTFVTPEVTAIIDQYLESRRAAGETLNEESPLLREQFAIESADNPRHITTGTIAQLVHQVIEDAGLKGELRKNKIHEMHGFRKHVYTELIKAGVKDINVKRIVGHSTGLGKNYDRQELEDVLRDYMKALPALTISDAPVLRAELEKMKIQNADIDILKIKVSQQADDLRVMQSILERYAKGEIQQPPKRSPEEERDYLEWLLRDYEKEHGGSS comes from the coding sequence ATGGCTTTAATCGTTGAAGCAAAAGGCGCATACCAGAGGTTTCTTAGTAAGACAAGAAATGACTTCACACGTAGGCAATACGATCACTTTCTAACTACATTTATCGAATTCACTCTGAAGGTCAAGGTCGATTCTCCAAAGCTTCAAGAACTGAAGAAGGAATTTACAAAGAACCGCCACAAGGAAAAGGCCACAAAGGAGGCACTCAAGAAGTCAATACTAGAAGAGAAAATTAGGATCATGGAGCCATTGGTTGCTCAGATCACAGAGCTTCCTATTACAAGCTTGGAGGACCTGATAATTGACTTCATCAACTACCTTAGTGGAATAGGCAGAGGTTATGGCAGCCAGATTGCCGTTGTAAACGCCATGCGCAAGTTCTGCAAGGCCAATAAAATAGTCCTTGATTTTGATGGGCTACGAGAAGCAGTTGGAGAGGATGACACGGAGAGGGACGACAAGCCGTATTCTAAGGACATGGTTCAGAGGGTCATGCAAGCAGCCGACTTGCGTAAACAGACAATCATAGGAATCCTTGCATCCTGTGGAATGCGCAGGGGAGGTTTGGCAGATTTGAAGTTAAAGCATCTGACAAAACTTTCGGTAGATAATTGGCCTACGGTGTATGCCCTAAAGGTGTATCCCAACTCAGCAAGGTCCTGCTATACCACATTTGTAACGCCAGAGGTCACGGCAATCATTGATCAGTACTTAGAATCCCGTCGAGCCGCCGGAGAGACGTTAAATGAAGAATCACCATTGCTAAGAGAGCAGTTCGCTATCGAAAGCGCCGACAATCCCCGGCACATCACAACGGGCACGATAGCACAACTCGTGCATCAAGTGATTGAAGATGCTGGACTAAAAGGAGAACTAAGGAAGAACAAAATCCATGAAATGCACGGGTTCCGTAAGCATGTTTACACTGAGCTCATTAAGGCAGGAGTTAAAGACATCAACGTTAAACGCATAGTTGGACATTCTACTGGACTAGGCAAAAACTATGACCGCCAAGAATTGGAAGACGTGTTGCGAGATTACATGAAAGCGCTGCCTGCCTTAACCATCTCTGATGCTCCGGTCCTCCGTGCCGAGCTAGAGAAGATGAAGATACAGAATGCAGACATTGATATCTTGAAAATCAAGGTCAGCCAGCAAGCTGATGACCTGCGGGTTATGCAGAGCATACTTGAGAGATATGCCAAGGGTGAGATACAACAGCCGCCTAAGAGGTCGCCTGAAGAGGAGCGGGACTATTTGGAGTGGCTGTTGCGGGATTATGAGAAGGAGCATGGCGGCTCCTCCTAG